AGTCCTTGATGTAATCGCGGACGGACTGGCTGAGCGCCGGGCCGCGCAACTTGTGGATCATGGGAAATTCCTCAGATATCCGATCATGACTGACATCTTAGCCTGACTGTAAGCTTGTGTCAAACCTGACTTGACACGCCTGAACGCGCACCCTACACTTATGTCAGACATCTGATATCCTATAAAAATATTGATCATGCTCGAAAATGCTGTTTTGACCTGGCTTTACGCCGCACCCTTCGCCCCGGAGGCAGCGCGCGGCAGCGCGTTCCCCCGATCCCGGATCGTTTCACCCCTGAGAGCATGTATGGAAAGCCGCTTTACACCCCGTCGCGTCACTCACCGCCAGCGAAAGGCGCTGGCTTGCTCCCCTTCTCCCCTAGGTAGAAGGGGTCGGGGGATGAGGGTTTCCGTACACACTCTGAGGTGTATCCCATTCTGCTGCACCCTTTGGAGGCCCGATGGCGTCGCCTAATTTGCTCGTGATGCTGACCGACCAGCAGCGCATCGATACCGTGGGCGCGTATGGCAGCCCCATTTGCCAGACGCCAGCCCTCGACCGTTTGGCACAAACGGCGGCGGTCTTCGACCAGGCGTACACGGTCTGCGCCCTGTGCAGCCCCGCGCGCGCCTCGATCTACACCGGCCTGTACCCGCACCATCATGGCATGGAGCGCAACGAGATCGAGTTCCGCGACGACGCGCGCCTCGTCTCGCAGGATCTGATCGACGCGGGCTACCGCTGCGGCTTCGTCGGCAAGTGGCACTGTGGCGTCGAAAAGCTCCCGCGCGACTTCGGCTTCGAGGGCATGAGCGTGCCCGGCTACGGCAACGCCCGCAAGACGCCGGAATACCGCGCCTACCTGGAGCGAACCGGCCTGGACCCGGCGACGGTCGAGGCGGAGGGTGCGGGCTGGGCCAACAACACCGTGCTGATGGGCAAGATGAGCGGCCCCGTCGAGGCGTCCGTTCCGTACTTCCTGGCCGAAGAAGCCATCGCCGCCATACGCCGCTACCGCGACGCGGGCCAGACGTTCCTGCTGTTCCTGAACTTCTGGGGGCCGCACGCGCCCTATCTGCCCTCCGAGCCGTACGCTTCCATGTACGACCCGGCGGCGATCCCGCCCTGGCCGAACTTCACGGACACGTACGAGGGCAAGCCGGTCGCGCACCGCCGCTACCGCGACTCATTCTACGGCGAGGGCAACCCCGTGCGCACCTGGGAGGAGTGGTCGAAGTGGGTTGCGCGCTATTACGGCTTCATGACGCAGATCGACGCGCAGATGGGCCGCGTGCTCGATGCGCTGGACGAATTAGGACTGGCGGACAGCACCGCCGTGATTGCCAGCACGGATCACGGCGAGCACGCGGGCGCGCACGGCGGTGTGCACGACAAAGAAATGCTCATGTACCAGGAGACCTATCACATCCCCTTCATGCTGCGCCTGCCGCGGCAGACGGCGGGGATGCGCGTCGCGCAACCGGTCACCAATCTGGACATCACGCCGACGCTGCTGGATCTGGCAGGCGTCGAGCCGCAGCGCCCACTGGATGGGCGCAGCCTTGCGCCGCTGGCGCGCGGCGAGAACCAGCCGGAGCGCGGCGACACGGTGTTGTGCGTGTTCAACGGCCACCACATCCTCTACCAGTCGCGTTTGGTCACCGGCGGCGCAATGAAATACATCTTCAACCCCACCGACTACGACGAGTTGTACGACCTGCACGCCGACCCGTGGGAGCTGCACAACCTGATCGGCGATCCCGCTTACGCAGAGGCGCTCAAGGCGCTGCGCGTGCGGATGGAAGCGCACCTGCGCGAAGCGGGTGACGACCTCGTACATATCTATTTCCAAAACCTGTTTGCGCCGCGCCGACCGGCCACGCCGGAGCACTTCACGCCGTACCGCGACTGAGCGGCACAGGGGGATAGCATAATGCCAGAGACGTATACCGCCCCAGTCACGCGGCTGTGGGACTCGGACGTGCTCGTGGTGGGCGGTGGCCCCGCCGGAGTGATCGCGGCGGTGGCGGCGGCGCGCAGCGGCGCGTCCGTCACGCTGATCGAGCGTTACGGCTTTTTGGGCGGCAACAGCACGCAGATCCTGGATCGTTTCTGCGGCTTCTTCACGCCCGGCCCCGATCCGCAGAAAATCGTGGGCGGCCTGCCGGATGAAGTGATCGACGCGCTGTTCCGGCTGCATGCCGCCGACTACCACATGTGCCCCTACAGCGACGCGCAGCTAATCACCTACAATCCCGATGTGCTCAAAGTGATCTGGGAGCGGCTGGCGCTCGACGCGGGCGTGCGGCTGCTCGGCCACGTACAGGTGATCGACGTGCTGCGCGAGGGCGACCGCGTGACGGGTGTGATCGGCGCGGGTAAAAGCGGCCTGATCAGCCTGGGCGCGGCGGTGATCGTCGATGCCTCCGGTGACGCGGACGTGGCATTCCGTGCGGGCGTGCCTTGCGAGGGCGCGGAGACGGGCGGACTTCAGGCGCTGACCACTACCTTCCGGCTGATCAACGTCGATACGGATCGCGCGGGACAGGTCGCGCCGGGCACGCTGCACGCGATGATGGTCGAAGCGAACGCGCGCGGCGACTATGACCTGCCGCGTCACCAGGGCAGCGCCAGCCTGACGTGTATGCCGGGCGTCGTCGCCACCAACATGACGAAAGTGACGGATATCGACGTGACCGATCCGTGCCAGATGACCGGCGCGGAGATCGAGGGGCGGCAGCAGGCGATGGAATATGCCCGCTTCCTGATCGAGCAGGTGCCGGGCTACGAGCGCGCCGAGTTGGGCGGCCTGAGCACCCAGATCGGCATCCGTGAGAGTCGCCGCATCCGGGGGCAGTACCGGCTGACGCGCGACGACATCGTCGCCGGGCGGGTGTTCGAGGACGCCATCGCGCGCTGTGCGTGGCCGATCGAGGATCACCATGCCCGCCCGGATACACGCTGGGAACGCGTCGCGCAGGGCGGCACGTTCGATATCCCCTACCGCTGCCTCGTGCCGCAGGCGGTCGAAGGGCTGCTGGTGGCGGGGCGCTGCCTGTCGGGGGACCACGACGCGCACGCCTCGGTGCGCGTCATGGCGCAGTGTATGGCGATGGGACAGGCTGCCGGGGTCGGCGCGGCATGGGCGGCGCAGCGCGGCCTCTCGCCGGGTGACGTGCCCGTCTGGGAAATTCAGGATCAAATCCGCGCGTGGGGCGCACTTATTTAGGTGACGGTTGCCCCTTGCGGTCAATTGACTTCAGAATGCCATTGATCTACAATGGATGCATTAAGATATCAGACATCTGAACTCACTTTGGAGAACTAGATTTATGTCCGAACGCCTCACGTTTGACGCCCCCATCATTGCGGATGTGGAAGTTCTGGTCTGCGGCGGCGGTCCCGCCGGGATCGGTGCGGCGCTGGCGGCGGCTCGCCAGGGCGCGCGCACGATGATCATTGAGCAGCAGGGCTGTCTGGGCGGCGTCGCCACCAGCAGCCTGATCGGCACGTGGTTCGGCAGCTACTCGCGCGATGGCCGTTACCCGGTCATCGAGGGCCTGTTCAAGGAGATCGTGGACCGGCTGGTGGCCGACGGCTCGGCCATGCCCGCGACCAACGACCTGGATGGCGGATCGGCCTACAGCGGCTACGCGCCGTGGCATCGCGGGACCGTGCCGTTTGAGTATGAAGCTGCCAAGCGCCTGTTCGACTGCATGGTGCAGGAAGCCGGGATCACCCTGCGCTACTTCACCAGCGCGCTCTACCCCAAAATCGAAGACGGGCGCATCACCGGCATGTTCGTCGCGTCAAAGGCCGGGATCGAGTTTATCCGCGCGCAGACGGTGGTCGATGCCACGGGCGACGCGGACGTTGCCTTCCGCGCAGACTGCCCGATGCTGATCGGCCTCGAGGAAGAGGGTCACCGGGGCTGGATGTCGCCCGGCGCAATGTCCTTCGTGCTGGAAGACGTGGACGCGCAGGCGTATGGCGATTACTGCCGCGCGGGCGACTACCGTTTCCGCGAAATGATTGCGCACCTGCGCGAGATCGGCGAGTGGCCGTACACGGACAACATCTTCATCGCCTTCGAGCTGCCCAACCCCAGGCACTATTACGTTAAGGTCAGCCCAACGACGCACGAGCAGGGCTTCGACGGCACCGACCCCGACGTGCTGACTCTCGGCATGACCAAAGGCCGCCAGGAAGTCCACACGCTGCTGAACGTGCTGCGCAAGCACTTCCCCGGCTTCGCCCACGCGCGCCTGTCGCAGACCGCCCCGGTGATCGGCGTGCGCAATACGCGGCGCATCATCGGTGAGTATCAGGTTGCCACCAGCGACGTGCGCGACGGGCGTCACTTCGCGGACACCATCGCCCTGACCGGCTATCACTGGGATATGGCGACACCCGGCACGGAGCAGCGTTTGCTGCATCAGGTCGAGATCGCCTTGCCCTACGCCGAGATCCCCTACGGCTGCATTATCCCGCAGACGGTCGATAATTTACTGGCTCCGGGCCGCGCGATCTCGGCGGAATGGGACGTGCTGGGACCGTTCCGCATCATGCCCGCCGCGTTTGCGATGGGCCAGGGCGCGGGCACGGCGGCGGCGATGGCGGCGCACAGCGGCGCGGCCATGCGTGACGTGGACGTCCCGGCGCTGCGCCAGCGGCTGCGCGACCAGGGCGCGATTGTGGACGGGCCGGAAGGCTAGGATCGAACGCTATGGCGCCCCAATACCCGAATCTACTCGTCATCACCTGCCACGACCTGGGCGACACCCTCGGCTGCTACGGCACGCCGATCCACACGCCCAATCTGGACGCCATCGCCGGGCAGGGCGCGCTGCTCGAAAATCATTTCGCGCCCGCGTCGATCTGTTCCCCGGCGCGCGGATCGCTGTGGACGGGCTGTTACCCGCATACGCACGGCCTGATGGGCCTGATGCCGCGCGGCTGGCAAGTGGACGTGGATCGCTGCCCGCCGCTGCCCGCGCTGCTCAAGGACGCGGGCTACGAGAGCCACCTGTTCGGCGTGCAGCACGAGCACTGGGATCCGCGCCGCCTGGGCTACGATGCCATCCACGATCTGCCGTCCGAGTTTTGCGACGACGTGACGCCCGCCGTGGTGGACTGGTTGCGCGCGCGCGCGGACGCTGACGCGCCGTTCCTGGCGGCAGTCGGCTTTTTCGACCCGCACCGCATCGGCCTCGCCAGCCAGGGCTATCGCCCCGATTTGCTCAACCAGCCGCCGTCGCACTTCTGGCGCGACGTGTACACCAAAGTCGATCCCGCTGCGGTCGAGGTCCCGCCCTTCCTGCTCGACACCCCCGTGCAGCGCGCGGAGTTGGCCGATTTTTACGCCGCGATCCAGTTCGTCGATCGGCAGATCGGCGTCATCACGCGCACGCTGGACGAAACCGGGCTGGCCGATAACACGCTGCTGATGTTCGTCATCGATCACGGCGCGTCGTTCCTGCACTCCAAAGGCACGCTGTACGACGGCGGCACGAAGGTCGCGTGCATGGTGCGCTGGCCGGGCGTGATCCCGGCGGGGCAGCGCGTGGCGGGCCTGACCAGCCACGTGGACATCGTGCCGACCCTGCTCGAACTGCTGGATCTGCCAACCCCCGCGCACGTCGAAGGGCAGAGCCTCGCGGACGTGCTGCGCGGCGGCGACGCCCCCACGCGCGATTACGTTTTCGCGGAAAAGAACTACACGCAGTACTTCGATCCGCAGCGCATGGTGCGCTCGGAGCGGTTCAAGTACATCCGGCGCGGGATTCGCAGCTCGATCTTCGACTTCGTGCTGACCGAGCTGGAGATGAGTGCGCCCAGCTTCCGCAACAACAAGGACGTGTTCGGATTTTACTCCTGCGCGCGGCGCACCGAGGAATTCTACGATCTCGACGCGGACCCCGCCGAACTGCACAACTTGGCCGAAGATCCGGCCTACGCGGACACGCTGAACGCCCTGCGTGCCGCGCTGGATCGCCACCTGGATGCCACCGCCGACCCGTTCCGCGACCTGCGGATCAGCCCGCAGATGCCGCCGGACGTTTACGCAGAGATGAAGCGAGCGAGTAGGGCGCGATGAATTCACGAGAGCGGATCAAGACATCGCTCGCGTTCCGGGAACCGGATCGCATCGGCAAGGGGGATGCCTATTGGGAAGATACGCTCACGCGCTGGCATGACGAAGGCCTGCCGGTCGATGCCGACGTGAAGGACGTCTTCGGGTTTGACATCGAGCCGATCTTCATGGACGCGTCGCTGCGTTTGCCGGAAATGCTGCTGGAAGACACGGACGAATACACCATCCGCCAGGACAAGATCGGTTATACAGCCAAGCAGTGGAAGGGTCGTTCCGGGGCGCTGGGTTACCTGAACCACGTGATCGAAACGAGCGCGGACTGGGACCGGTTGAAGGGTCGCCTCGCGGTGGACTTCGGCGGCACGAGCCGCATTCACACCGTCTCGTACTTCGAGCCGTTCGTGCAGTACCCTACCTGGGCCGAGATGGGTGCGACTTTCCGCCATCTGCTGATCAAAGAACGCTACATCCTGCTGCACGTCTACGGCCCGTGGGAAGCGACGTGGCGCAAGCACGGGTTCGACACGTCCCTGATGACGCTGGCGCTGGAGCCGGAATTTATCGCGGACATGTGCGAAACGCACGTCGATCTGGTGATCGCCACGCTCGACCGTGCGCAGGCGGAAGGCATCGTGCCGGACGGGCTGTTTATGGTGGAAGACCTGGGCATGAGCACCGGGATGATGTTCTCGCCCCGCATGTACGAGCGTGTGATCTATCCGGCGCACAAACGCCTGGGCGACGCGCTGCGACAGCGCGGCATCACCTACTTCATGCACAGCGATGGCGACATCCGCACGGTGATCCCGCGCCTGATCGACGCGGGCGTGCAGGTGCTGCAGCCGCTGGAGGCCAAAAGCCGCATGGACGTGCGTACGCTCAAGGCCGAGTATGGCCACGACCTCGTGTTTTTCGGCAACATCGACGTGCGCATGATGTCCGCGTCCAGGGCCGAGTTGGAAGAAGAAGTACGCACCAAGCTGGCAGCGGTGATGCCTGGGGGCGGGTATATCTACCACTCCGACCATTCGGTGCCGCCGACCGTCAGTTTTGAAAACTACTGTTTCCTGATGGATCTCTTAAGTCGATACGGTTCTTACTGACCGTTGGAGGACAATACAACGATGTCTCAATTTTCCGGTACGTGGCCCGCGCTCGTAACGCCGTTTACGGCGGGCAATACGATCAACGTCGATACGGTGGTCAGGCTTGTATCCTACCACCTGGACAAAAACGTGGGCGGCTTTTACGTCTGCGGCAGCACGGGCAGCGGCGTCTACCAATCCGTAGCCGAGCGTAAGCTGGTCGCTGAAACAGCCCTGAAGACGGTCGCCGGGCGCGTCCCGGTGGTGGTGCACGTCGGCGCGGTGGCGCTCGTGGACGCGATCGATCTCGCGCGTCACGCCCAGGAACACGGCGCGGCAGCGTTCAGCAGCATCATTCCGCCGCTCTATCCCGGCATGGATGACGTGCTCGCCTATTATGAAGCCCTGGCGAGCGCCGTGCCCGATTTCTCGTTCTTCCCCTACCTGGCCCGGCCCGAAGTCAACGCGCTCGATCTGGTGCGCAAGCTGCTGCATCTGCCCAACGTGGTCGGCACCAAGTACACCGGCCCGAACATGCACGAGTTCGGCCAGATCGCGTCGCTGCGTGACGATGGCTGGTCGGTGTTCTCCGGCATGGACGAGCAGAGCGTCTTCGCGGCGATGTCCGGCTCGTGCGGGCACATCGGCTCGACGCTGAACTTCATGCCCGGCATCTACGCCGGGATCCGTGCGCACCTCGCCGCCGGGGAATATGACTGCGCGCTGAGCCTGCAGCAGCAAGCCAATGCTGTGACGCGCGTCCTGCTCAACCACGACTTCGGCGGCACGCTGTACGAGACGATGAGCATCCTCGGCTTCGACTGTGGCAATCCGCGCCTGCCGTGGCAGCCGCTCTCGGCGGAGGCCAAGAAAGCCTTCCGCGCGGAACTCGAAGCGGCGGGCTTCTGGGACGCGGCGCAGATGTAGCACCGCGCGCAAGCGCCTGTGCACGAAGCTGGACGGGACGAGGGGACAGGAGCACCGCATGGAAGTTGCAGCACTCACCTACCAACAGCGCCTTGATGCGCTGCGCGCCACCAAAATGGCCCAGACCCGCGAGAAGCAGGCCGTGCTGGGCGCGATGGACCACGACGACTGGGCCATCGTGCTGCCGCCGCCGGAACTGCGCGAGATCGTGGACGCGATCAGCGGGTCCGGCGAGCCGATCAAGGACTGCATCTTCAAGGGCTGGCAGCCTAAGGCGAACCACCCGTCCGGCGGGATGTTCGGCCCGCGCGCCGTGGGCGATAACTACCGCGACTTTCTGGAACGTCACCCGGTCTATATCGATCCCATGAGTTCGCTGGCCGGGGCGTATATGTTCAACTTCATGTCGTATCGCAAACCATATTGGAACCCCGATTTTGACTTTAGCCATTTAGTTCCCGAGCAGGAAAAGTATAAGGTTATTCCCGGTATCGGCGGCAGCCAGCACTTCTGCCAGGACCTGCAAATCGGCCTGGATTTGGGCTGGCAGGGCCTGCTGGAAAAGATCCGCGCCTATCGCAAGCAGAACTACCCGCACGGCCACGACTTCTATCATGGCATCGGCCAGGTGGTGCACGGCGTCCAGAACTGGATCGGACGCCACGCCGAGGCCGCCCGCGCGCTGGCCGCGCAGGAATCCGACCCGGCGCTGCGGCAGAATCTCGACGAGCTGGCCGCGATCAACGCCTACCTCGTGACCGAACCGCCGCGCACCTTCCGCGAGGCGTGCCAGTGGATTCTGTGGTACCAGATGACAGCGCGCATGTACAACGGCAGCGGATCGCTGGGGCGGCTCGACGTGCTGCTGCTGCCGTACTACGAGCGCGACACGGCGGCGGGCTTGCTCACCGACGAAGAAGCGATCTTCCACGTCGCGTGCCTGCTCCTGCGCGACACGGCCTATCTTCAGCTCGGCGGGCCGGACGCGGACGGCCACGACGTGACCAATCACCTCTCGTACCTGATCCTCGAGGCGGGCCACCGGCTGCGCATCCCGGCCAACATCGGCGTGAGCGTGGGCGCGGGCGTCGATCCGGCGCTGCTTCAGCGCGCGGTCGAGATCATCGTGCAAGACAAGCAGGGCTACCCCAAGTTCCTGGGCACGGATCAGGTGGTCGAGGGCACGGCGAAAAACGACGTCCCGCTGGAGGCCGCGCGCCAGCGCGTCTACTCCGGCTGCCACTGGTCGGCCATTCCGGGGCGCGAATATGGCCTGATGGACATCGTGAAGATCAACTTCGGCACGGTGTTCGACGTGGCCCTGCGCGACATGCTGGCCGATGCCAGCACGCCCAATACACTCGACGCGCTGTGGGATCGCTTCGCGTACCATCTGGGGCGCGCTGTGGACGTGGTAGCTCAGGGGCTGGACGTGCATATGGCGCACATGCACGAGGTCTTCCCCGAACTCGTGCTCGACCTGTGCTGTTATGGCCCGGTCGAAAAGGGCCTGGACGCGTCGCACGGCGGCGTGGAATTCTACCTGCTGGGCGTGGACGGGGCGGCGCTGGCCACCGTCGCGGACTCCTTCGCGGCAATCGAGCAGCGTGTGGTGCAGGAAGGGCGCATGAGCTGGGACGACCTGCTGCGCCACCTCGACGAGAACTGGTCCGGGTCGGACGGCGAGCGCGCCCGCCTGATGATGCGCAGCGTACCGCGCTTTGGGCACGGCAACACCCTGGCCGACACCTACGCGCGCCGCATCAGCGAGATGTTCAGCACGCTGGTCCACGTCAAGCCCACGCCGGACGGCTTCCGCATGGTCCCCGGCATCTTCTCGTGGGCGCTGACGCTGTCGATGGGGCGCGTGCTGGGCGCGACGCCCAACGGTCGCCGGGCGGGCGAGCCGATCTCGCACGGTGCGAACCCGCACCCCGGCTTCCGCAAGGACGGCGCGCCGTCGGCACTGGCCGTCGCGGTGGCGAGCGTGCAGCCTGGGTACGGCAACACCGCGCCGCTGCAAATCGACCTCGAACCGTCCATCGCGCAGGACGATCTCGCCCAGGCGCAGATCGCCAGCCTGATCCGCACGCACTTCGACCTGGGCGGCACACAGATCAACATGAACGTGCTGGATACGCAAACCCTGCTCGAAGCGTACGAGGATCCGTCGAAGTACCCCGATCTCGTGGTGCGGGTGACGGGCTTCAGCGCGTACTTCGCCAGCCTGTCGCCGGAGTTCCGCAAGATGGTCGTGGACCGCGTGCTCGCGGCGGAGAAAGCGTAAGTCCGGGGAGCGGGGGTTCACCCCTGCGCCCCACGCCCAACGGGGGTTGTGTAGGGGTGGGTTTTTAACCTGCGCTTTACGTGCCCGAATTAAAGGTTAAAGAGCGTTAAAAGATGGCAGGGTGCGGGGCAGCGTCCCGCAAAACCAGCGGAGAGAGCGATGACTACGATTATTTCCGGCGTGCTGGACAAGCTACGCCGCTTTGACACGCCGACGATCTGCAACGTGATCGAGCTGTTCGGGGTGCGCCCGCACACCGACGGCTTCATGGACGACCGTATTCGGGCGGACTTTCCGGAGCTGCCGCCGATGGTCGGCTTCGCGTCCACGGCGACGTTCCGCGCGGCGGTTCGCCCGCGTGACGGCGACGCGTACCACCACCTGACGGCGCAGATCGCGCGCTTCGAAGAACTCGACGGGCCGCCGGTCGTGGTGTTTCAGGACCTGGACAGCCCGGTGAAGGCGGCGACGTTCGGGGAAATCATGTGCACGTCCTACCAGCGCTTCGGCGCGGTCGGGCTGGTGACGTCCGGCGGCGGGCGCGACCTGGATCAGGTGCATGCGCTGGGGTTCCCGGTGTTCACCAGCGGCACGATCTGCGCGCACGGCTACTGCAGCATCGTGGATCTGCACGTGCCGGTGCACGTCGGCGGCGTGGCCGTGTATCCCAACGACCTGCTGCACGGCGATCTGAACGGCGTGACGACTATCCCGCGCGAGATCGGGAGTGAGGTGGCGGATGCCGCGGACGAGTTCGTGGCGGCGGAGGCAGTCATTCTCGCGGCGCTGCGCGACGAGACGGCCACGCTCGATACGCTGCGCGAGGCGACCGCCGAATGCGACGCGCAGATTGGCGCGATCCGGCAGCGCGTGCACCGGACGTAGCAGCCATCATGTGCCGCCCGTGCGGTATAACCGATCCCGGCCTTCCCCACACTTCCCCTTCGCCCCTGCAGGAAGAGCCATCCGCGCACGGCAATGTCATGAAGAAATGAAAACCGGGCCTCATCCTGTGATATGATGCGAGTGCGCGTTGTATCTTGGGGAGAAGCAAAAAATGAAACGGTTCCTATCCCTGGCTGCTGCCACTGCTGCGGTCTGGATCGTGCTGGCATCGGGCACGACTGCCGCGCAGGGAGATGAGCAGCGCAAACCCACTCCGGTTCCTTCCGATCTTGACGCCTTCCTGTCCGTTACGGCGACCCCAAACGCCGCCCTAGACCTGATCCCCCGGCAGAACAGCACCGACTTCACCTTCGATCCGTACCAGCTCGCGATTCCCGGCGGTTGGCTGCCCTGGAAGAGTGACCCGGCCCTGAGCGAATCCGCGAATGAGCAGGCGCTGGAAGCGTTGGTGGTGCAGATCGATCCGGCGTTGGCGGCGGACGCCAGCGCCGCGATCGAGCAGCTTGTGCCGCCGATGATCGCCGCCGCGCTCGCCCCCGATACGCCGGGGGGCGAGCTGATCTTCGTGAGCGTACTCGAATTCGGTTATCAGGCCACGCTGAACGACCTGCAGCTGCCCGCCGCGACCGATCCCGCTCAGGTCATCACGGCGTTGGGATTCCCCGAAGCGCGGATGCTGCACGGAATGGCGGCGGGATTCTCGCTCGAACAGGACCGCGATCAGGCGAGTTACGTGGGCGGCTTTGCCCTCCCGGAACGTGACCGGTTTATCCTGATCAACGGCACGTGCGATCCCGCCAGTTGGGAAACCTACGGCCCTGCACTCACCGGGATCGTCGAGTCGTTCCAGTTGAGCGACGCGGATGACGTTGCGCCCACGCCGGGCAAACCGACGCCAAACGCATCCGGCGCGCTGCCTGCCGGATCTTACGACCTCTCACAGCTGCCGCTACTCACCCCGATCAATATCCTGTACCAGCAGCCGTATCACTTCAGCCTGCCCGCCGTACAGACAGGTACGATCGATCTGGCCGGACTGGACATGGATCCCGCGCTGGAGAAGATCGAAGGCACGGACTATTATCCCCCAGTCACCGGGTACGTTCAGGCGGCGGCGACCGTCGTTTTCTACGCCCAACCCAACACAACCGTGGGCGTCGTATTCGCCGGGATCAACTACGTGGATACGGTGCTGCTCGTGCGCGACCCGGACGGCGGCTGGCACTTCGCCGATGACGTCAAACGCGCCAATCCCGATCCTGCCCTGGCCGTCAACGCCGCCGCCGAGGGCGTCTACGAAGTCTGGGTTGGAGCCAAAATCCCCAACCAGATGGTTGCGGGCGATCTCTACGTGATCGTGGAATAACAGGCGATACGGGGCGGTTCCGCGCTCAGGACGTGCGCTTGCCGCAGCAATGTTTGAATTTCTTCCCGCTGCCGCACGGACACGGATCGTTGCGACCCACGCCCGCGAACTGCTGCTCGCGGGCTTTTTGCTCGCGCGCGAGGTAGATCATGATGTTGGCGGGCGGGCGGCCCTGCATGAACTCCGACGCCATGAGACGCACCGGCCCGTCGATGTGCGTGAAGAACGACTTGTAGCCGTCGCACAGGTAGTTCAGGCCCGGCTCGCCGTCCGGCGTGGTGATGAAGCGGTTCTTGGGACATCCCCCGTTGCATACGAAGCGCACGTCGCAATCGCGGCAGAACTGTGGCAGCGTGTCGCGTTTGGCCTGCCCGAAGCGGAACTGCTGCTCGGAATTCACCAGATCGGCCAGCGGAACGAATGCCATGTTACCCAGCTTGTGCGCCGGCTCCACGAAGTGATCGCACGAGAAGACATCCCCGTTGTGCTCCATCGCCATCGCGCTGCCGCACGTTTCCTCGAAGATGCACAGGCCGGGCGGCTGGCCCAGCCACGCCGCCAGCGCCACGTCGAAGATCTGCACGAAAACCTGGCTCACGTCGCGCCGGACCCACTCGTCGAACACGGCGCTAAGGAACTGACCGTATTGCGCCCCGGTCACCGAACGTTCGGTGACGTCTGATCCTTCTTGAAAACCCGTGTCGTTGGCGCGCTCGACGATGGGGATGAACTGCATGTAGCGCGCGCCGACCTCATCCCGCAAGAAGCGGTAGACCTCCAGCGGATGCTCCGCGCTGTTCGCGTGCACGCACGTCAGCACGTTG
This sequence is a window from Aggregatilinea lenta. Protein-coding genes within it:
- a CDS encoding pyruvate formate lyase family protein, with the translated sequence MEVAALTYQQRLDALRATKMAQTREKQAVLGAMDHDDWAIVLPPPELREIVDAISGSGEPIKDCIFKGWQPKANHPSGGMFGPRAVGDNYRDFLERHPVYIDPMSSLAGAYMFNFMSYRKPYWNPDFDFSHLVPEQEKYKVIPGIGGSQHFCQDLQIGLDLGWQGLLEKIRAYRKQNYPHGHDFYHGIGQVVHGVQNWIGRHAEAARALAAQESDPALRQNLDELAAINAYLVTEPPRTFREACQWILWYQMTARMYNGSGSLGRLDVLLLPYYERDTAAGLLTDEEAIFHVACLLLRDTAYLQLGGPDADGHDVTNHLSYLILEAGHRLRIPANIGVSVGAGVDPALLQRAVEIIVQDKQGYPKFLGTDQVVEGTAKNDVPLEAARQRVYSGCHWSAIPGREYGLMDIVKINFGTVFDVALRDMLADASTPNTLDALWDRFAYHLGRAVDVVAQGLDVHMAHMHEVFPELVLDLCCYGPVEKGLDASHGGVEFYLLGVDGAALATVADSFAAIEQRVVQEGRMSWDDLLRHLDENWSGSDGERARLMMRSVPRFGHGNTLADTYARRISEMFSTLVHVKPTPDGFRMVPGIFSWALTLSMGRVLGATPNGRRAGEPISHGANPHPGFRKDGAPSALAVAVASVQPGYGNTAPLQIDLEPSIAQDDLAQAQIASLIRTHFDLGGTQINMNVLDTQTLLEAYEDPSKYPDLVVRVTGFSAYFASLSPEFRKMVVDRVLAAEKA
- a CDS encoding dihydrodipicolinate synthase family protein — encoded protein: MSQFSGTWPALVTPFTAGNTINVDTVVRLVSYHLDKNVGGFYVCGSTGSGVYQSVAERKLVAETALKTVAGRVPVVVHVGAVALVDAIDLARHAQEHGAAAFSSIIPPLYPGMDDVLAYYEALASAVPDFSFFPYLARPEVNALDLVRKLLHLPNVVGTKYTGPNMHEFGQIASLRDDGWSVFSGMDEQSVFAAMSGSCGHIGSTLNFMPGIYAGIRAHLAAGEYDCALSLQQQANAVTRVLLNHDFGGTLYETMSILGFDCGNPRLPWQPLSAEAKKAFRAELEAAGFWDAAQM
- a CDS encoding anaerobic sulfatase maturase, which codes for MLKPRGAICNLDCDYCYFLSKEKLYPDSTFRMEETLLEDYTRQYIEAQRVPEVTFAWQGGEPTLMGLDFFRQAVAYQEKYRKPGMQIQNALQTNGTTLTDEWCAFFHEHSFLIGISIDGPGELHDGYRVDKGGRPTLKNVLRGVELLKKHHVEFNVLTCVHANSAEHPLEVYRFLRDEVGARYMQFIPIVERANDTGFQEGSDVTERSVTGAQYGQFLSAVFDEWVRRDVSQVFVQIFDVALAAWLGQPPGLCIFEETCGSAMAMEHNGDVFSCDHFVEPAHKLGNMAFVPLADLVNSEQQFRFGQAKRDTLPQFCRDCDVRFVCNGGCPKNRFITTPDGEPGLNYLCDGYKSFFTHIDGPVRLMASEFMQGRPPANIMIYLAREQKAREQQFAGVGRNDPCPCGSGKKFKHCCGKRTS
- a CDS encoding RraA family protein produces the protein MTTIISGVLDKLRRFDTPTICNVIELFGVRPHTDGFMDDRIRADFPELPPMVGFASTATFRAAVRPRDGDAYHHLTAQIARFEELDGPPVVVFQDLDSPVKAATFGEIMCTSYQRFGAVGLVTSGGGRDLDQVHALGFPVFTSGTICAHGYCSIVDLHVPVHVGGVAVYPNDLLHGDLNGVTTIPREIGSEVADAADEFVAAEAVILAALRDETATLDTLREATAECDAQIGAIRQRVHRT